A region from the Planctomycetia bacterium genome encodes:
- the accC gene encoding acetyl-CoA carboxylase biotin carboxylase subunit, whose amino-acid sequence MFKRILIANRGEIALRVIRACRELGVETVAIFSEADRNAPYLELADEAFCVGPARAADSYLRIDRVISAAEIGNVQAIHPGYGFLSENSHFAEVCRSCDIEFIGPTPEAMERVGDKNSARALAREAGVPTVPGSDGLLSNEREALDIARTIGFPVLLKATAGGGGKGMRVAANDLALASAWQQASAEAQAAFGNPGIYIEKYIERPRHVEIQILGDRHGNIFHLWERDCSTQRRHQKLIEESPSPRLPQATRQKMAEAAVRLAKTAGYYSAGTVEFIVDQQDNFYFIEVNARIQVEHPVSEMVTGIDLLKAQIRVAAGEKLDLRQEEIVPRGHAIECRINAEDPAHNFRPNPGRIERIFAPGGFGVRWDSHATTGYVVPPHYDSLVGKLIVHQPTRKEAIATMIRALKELRVEGIKTTVPLHLEVLANTAFHEAQVDTTFVERMLAG is encoded by the coding sequence ATGTTCAAACGGATACTCATCGCCAACCGCGGGGAGATCGCCCTGCGGGTGATCCGGGCCTGCCGCGAACTGGGCGTGGAGACGGTCGCCATCTTCAGTGAGGCCGACCGCAACGCCCCGTACCTGGAACTCGCCGACGAGGCGTTCTGCGTCGGCCCGGCCCGGGCGGCCGACAGTTACCTGCGGATCGACCGCGTGATCAGCGCCGCCGAGATCGGCAACGTCCAGGCGATCCATCCCGGCTACGGCTTCCTCTCGGAAAACTCCCACTTCGCCGAGGTCTGCCGCTCCTGCGACATCGAGTTCATCGGTCCCACCCCCGAGGCGATGGAACGAGTCGGCGACAAGAACTCGGCCCGGGCCCTGGCCCGCGAGGCGGGCGTGCCGACCGTGCCCGGCAGCGACGGCCTCCTCTCCAACGAGCGCGAGGCACTGGACATCGCCCGCACGATCGGCTTCCCGGTACTCCTCAAGGCGACGGCCGGGGGCGGCGGCAAGGGGATGCGGGTCGCGGCCAACGACCTCGCCCTGGCCAGCGCCTGGCAGCAGGCCTCGGCCGAGGCCCAGGCCGCGTTCGGCAACCCGGGCATCTACATCGAGAAATACATCGAGCGGCCGCGGCACGTGGAGATCCAGATCCTCGGCGACCGCCACGGCAACATCTTCCACCTCTGGGAGCGCGACTGCTCCACGCAAAGGCGGCACCAGAAGCTGATCGAGGAGAGTCCCTCGCCGCGGCTGCCGCAGGCCACGCGGCAGAAGATGGCCGAGGCGGCCGTCCGGCTGGCGAAGACGGCCGGCTACTACTCCGCCGGGACCGTCGAGTTCATCGTCGATCAGCAGGACAACTTCTACTTCATCGAGGTCAACGCCCGGATCCAGGTCGAGCATCCGGTCAGCGAGATGGTGACCGGCATCGACCTCCTCAAGGCCCAGATCCGCGTCGCGGCCGGCGAGAAACTCGACCTGCGGCAGGAGGAGATCGTCCCGCGCGGCCACGCCATCGAGTGCCGGATCAATGCCGAGGATCCGGCCCATAACTTCCGCCCCAATCCCGGCCGCATCGAGCGGATCTTCGCCCCGGGCGGCTTCGGTGTCCGCTGGGACTCCCACGCCACGACCGGCTACGTCGTCCCCCCGCACTACGACTCCCTCGTCGGCAAGCTGATCGTCCACCAGCCGACCCGCAAGGAGGCGATCGCCACGATGATCCGCGCCCTCAAGGAACTGCGGGTGGAGGGGATCAAGACCACCGTGCCGCTGCACCTCGAGGTGCTCGCCAACACCGCCTTTCACGAAGCACAGGTCGACACGACCTTCGTGGAACGGATGCTGGCGGGATGA